The following coding sequences lie in one Porphyromonas asaccharolytica DSM 20707 genomic window:
- a CDS encoding phosphate ABC transporter ATP-binding protein: MTPNSIQTTTPEVVLQLDNVSIWYTPEKSAVTKVSAEIYDHEITAIMGPSGCGKSTLLRAINRMHELYPGIRTDGRILLQGENILEKDPMVVRRMAGMVFQQPNPFPTMSIADNVMAGYKLNGIKVSKAQREEILTTSLQSVGLWEEVKDRLDKRGSFLSGGQQQRLCIARALALRPRLLLMDEPTSALDPIATNCIEELILELKKEIAILIVTHNMGQAARISDRSMFMYLGELVEYDRTDKMFTNPSDQRTEDYLQGNFG; the protein is encoded by the coding sequence ATGACTCCAAACTCTATACAGACGACAACGCCCGAAGTGGTCCTCCAGCTAGACAACGTAAGCATCTGGTACACTCCTGAGAAGAGTGCCGTGACCAAGGTCTCTGCGGAGATCTACGACCACGAGATCACCGCCATCATGGGCCCTAGTGGTTGTGGCAAGAGTACCCTGCTACGTGCCATCAACCGCATGCACGAGCTTTACCCAGGTATACGTACCGATGGGCGCATCCTCCTACAGGGAGAGAATATCTTAGAGAAAGACCCGATGGTCGTCCGTCGTATGGCGGGAATGGTCTTCCAGCAGCCGAACCCCTTCCCGACGATGAGCATCGCCGACAATGTGATGGCGGGCTACAAGCTCAACGGCATCAAAGTCTCCAAGGCGCAGCGCGAAGAGATCCTCACCACCTCTCTGCAGTCGGTCGGACTCTGGGAGGAGGTCAAGGACAGACTAGACAAGCGTGGCTCCTTCCTCTCGGGCGGACAGCAGCAGCGACTATGCATCGCTCGCGCCTTGGCTCTGCGTCCTCGGCTACTCCTGATGGACGAACCTACCTCCGCACTAGACCCGATAGCGACCAATTGCATCGAGGAACTGATCCTAGAGCTCAAGAAGGAGATAGCCATCCTCATCGTCACACACAATATGGGGCAGGCCGCACGCATATCCGACCGCTCGATGTTTATGTACCTCGGTGAGCTGGTCGAGTATGACCGCACCGACAAGATG
- the pstA gene encoding phosphate ABC transporter permease PstA: MASLKVRQGWDRTVYLVNIVLACITVIPLFLIIGKIVLEGYQQINWDFFTRTAPTAVEAMMAKRANTIEGSHTILPGGIANGIVGTLIMTLVASIIAIPIGLLGGIYLSENRSTRLANVVRFVTDLLQGTPSIVIGIIVYAWVVLPMRGYSALAGAVALAIMMLPLIIRSTEETLARLPKSFKESALALGCSYRKMVLKILLPSAMGGLLTGVLLAVSRIIGETAPLIMTALGSARISWTLDTPSSAVPLLIWEFYSDPNLQEMIWSSSLFLLLLVLLLNFIAKRISDRTRY, from the coding sequence ATGGCATCACTCAAAGTAAGACAGGGCTGGGACCGCACGGTCTATCTAGTCAATATCGTACTCGCCTGCATCACCGTCATACCGCTCTTTCTCATCATCGGCAAGATCGTCCTAGAGGGGTACCAGCAGATCAACTGGGACTTCTTTACTAGGACGGCACCGACAGCTGTCGAGGCGATGATGGCTAAGCGCGCCAACACGATCGAAGGCTCTCACACGATACTCCCAGGCGGTATCGCTAATGGTATCGTCGGCACCCTTATCATGACCCTCGTAGCCTCTATCATCGCTATTCCTATAGGACTCCTAGGCGGTATCTATCTTTCGGAGAATAGATCCACACGCCTCGCCAATGTAGTACGCTTCGTCACTGACCTACTACAAGGCACCCCCTCGATCGTCATCGGTATCATCGTATACGCTTGGGTGGTACTACCGATGCGAGGCTACTCGGCTCTAGCGGGTGCTGTGGCTCTGGCGATCATGATGCTACCGCTCATCATACGCTCTACCGAGGAGACGCTGGCGCGACTGCCTAAGTCCTTCAAAGAGTCGGCGCTCGCTCTCGGATGCTCTTACCGCAAGATGGTGCTTAAGATCCTCCTCCCCTCTGCTATGGGTGGTCTGCTGACAGGCGTCCTGCTAGCTGTGAGTCGTATCATCGGCGAGACGGCACCACTCATCATGACCGCTCTAGGCAGTGCCCGCATATCGTGGACGCTCGACACGCCTTCGTCGGCCGTGCCGCTACTCATCTGGGAGTTTTACAGTGATCCCAACCTTCAGGAGATGATCTGGAGCTCTTCGCTCTTTCTCCTACTCCTAGTGCTACTTCTAAACTTTATCGCCAAGCGTATCTCCGACCGGACACGCTACTAG
- the pstC gene encoding phosphate ABC transporter permease subunit PstC, whose protein sequence is MSTLVRKASRPIGDKIFRGLLMSSGLLMLLICLAMLISLISNSMEAFSEFGFFRFICSSEWDPTAGREQYGALPFIVGTVVTSILALILCIPFSLPVALFIGEYFKGKRIAGVIRSLTDLLAGIPSIVYGLWGFYTLRPLIDMIDGPQGNGYGILTSVLILTVMIIPYASSLTAEFVMLTPKSLKEAAYSLGATRTEVIGSVILPNARSGIVAAYILALGRALGETMAVTMLIGNTDKVPTSIFDTGQSMASLIANQFNEAHGLKLSSLIAIALVLFLITAIINGIVKIILNKKRA, encoded by the coding sequence ATGTCTACCCTCGTCCGTAAAGCGTCACGCCCTATCGGTGACAAGATCTTCCGAGGTCTACTCATGAGCTCGGGGCTCCTCATGCTACTGATCTGCCTAGCGATGCTGATCAGTCTGATTAGTAACAGCATGGAGGCCTTTAGTGAGTTTGGCTTCTTTCGCTTCATCTGCTCCTCCGAGTGGGACCCCACGGCTGGGCGAGAGCAGTATGGAGCGTTGCCCTTTATCGTAGGGACCGTGGTCACCTCGATACTAGCCTTGATCCTGTGCATCCCCTTTTCGCTACCAGTGGCGCTTTTCATCGGGGAGTACTTCAAGGGTAAGCGCATCGCTGGCGTCATCCGTTCGCTGACTGACCTACTGGCGGGCATCCCCTCTATCGTGTATGGTCTGTGGGGCTTCTACACCCTTCGTCCACTCATTGATATGATCGATGGTCCTCAGGGCAATGGCTACGGGATCCTCACTTCGGTGCTGATACTGACCGTCATGATCATCCCCTACGCCTCGTCGCTCACGGCGGAGTTTGTCATGCTCACCCCTAAGTCGCTCAAGGAGGCTGCCTACAGTCTCGGCGCCACCCGCACGGAGGTGATCGGATCGGTCATCCTGCCCAACGCACGGAGCGGTATCGTCGCAGCTTATATCCTCGCTCTGGGACGAGCTCTCGGTGAGACGATGGCGGTAACCATGCTGATCGGCAACACGGACAAGGTGCCTACATCGATCTTTGACACAGGACAGAGCATGGCTTCGCTGATCGCTAATCAGTTCAACGAGGCGCACGGACTCAAGCTCAGTTCGCTCATAGCGATCGCTCTAGTCCTCTTCCTCATCACAGCCATCATCAACGGCATTGTGAAGATTATCCTAAACAAGAAACGAGCCTAA
- the pstS gene encoding phosphate ABC transporter substrate-binding protein PstS produces the protein MNKSTLKALAFIAIAVMTASCAGKGGQVRELDAAGATFPLPYYTEAFKAYEEQSGIHINYGAVGSGGGIRSLKDEVVHFAATDAFLSDEDMAEMPRPVVHIPTCMGAVVIAYNCPEISQLNLTGEIIANIYLGKITRWNDPAIAAINPDQKLPDKEISPVYRSDGSGTTNVFSDYLTKVSTDWATQVGKGKSLKWPTGMAAKGNPGVAGVIAQTDGALGYVGSEYSFSLDIPTAMVQNQAGNFVLPSLESISAAAAGEVAPDTRQMITNSSHPEAYPISCLTWLIAYQEMQYDNHSEAEAVETARLLNWMLSDEAQAITSQIHFAPLSAEMIAAAKAQLAKLTYGGKPIDLTSSPKK, from the coding sequence ATGAATAAGAGTACACTCAAGGCTTTAGCCTTCATCGCCATCGCCGTCATGACTGCCAGCTGTGCAGGCAAAGGTGGTCAGGTGAGAGAACTAGATGCAGCAGGAGCAACCTTCCCACTACCCTACTATACCGAGGCGTTCAAAGCCTATGAGGAGCAGTCAGGTATACATATTAATTATGGTGCTGTAGGCAGCGGTGGTGGTATACGTAGCCTCAAGGACGAAGTGGTGCACTTTGCTGCTACTGATGCTTTTCTATCCGATGAAGATATGGCCGAGATGCCTCGTCCTGTGGTACATATACCGACCTGCATGGGAGCTGTCGTCATCGCTTATAATTGTCCTGAGATCTCACAGCTGAACCTCACGGGCGAGATCATCGCCAACATTTATCTAGGCAAGATAACACGCTGGAACGACCCCGCTATTGCTGCGATCAACCCCGATCAAAAGCTCCCCGACAAGGAGATCTCACCCGTCTATCGCTCCGATGGTAGTGGCACGACGAACGTCTTCAGCGACTATCTAACGAAGGTGAGCACCGACTGGGCTACACAAGTGGGCAAGGGCAAGTCGCTCAAGTGGCCTACTGGTATGGCTGCCAAGGGCAATCCAGGCGTCGCTGGCGTAATCGCGCAGACGGATGGTGCGCTCGGATATGTAGGTAGTGAGTACAGCTTCTCACTAGACATACCGACAGCCATGGTACAGAATCAGGCTGGCAACTTTGTCCTCCCCTCGCTCGAGTCTATCTCTGCAGCAGCTGCTGGCGAGGTTGCACCCGACACACGTCAGATGATCACCAACTCGTCGCACCCTGAGGCTTATCCTATTAGCTGTCTCACCTGGCTCATCGCCTACCAAGAGATGCAGTACGACAACCACTCAGAGGCTGAAGCTGTCGAGACGGCTCGTCTACTCAACTGGATGCTAAGCGATGAGGCGCAGGCTATCACTTCGCAGATCCACTTCGCACCGCTATCCGCTGAGATGATCGCAGCAGCCAAGGCGCAGCTAGCTAAGCTGACCTATGGAGGTAAGCCAATAGACCTAACTAGCTCTCCTAAGAAGTAG
- the rpsF gene encoding 30S ribosomal protein S6 — protein sequence MNHYETVFILTPVLSDAQMKEAVDKFTSHLTSAGATIVNDEHWGLKKLAYPIEKKSTGFYHFIEFDAEPSVIKPFETLLRRDETVLRYLTIAQDKFHHAYAEKRRSLKSNPVAEK from the coding sequence ATGAACCACTACGAAACCGTTTTCATTTTAACTCCCGTTTTGTCTGATGCTCAGATGAAGGAAGCGGTAGATAAGTTCACCTCACATCTCACCTCTGCAGGTGCCACGATTGTGAACGATGAGCACTGGGGGCTCAAGAAGCTCGCCTATCCCATCGAGAAGAAGTCTACCGGATTCTATCACTTCATAGAGTTTGACGCTGAGCCCTCAGTGATCAAGCCCTTTGAGACACTCTTGAGACGTGACGAGACGGTCCTGCGCTACCTAACGATCGCTCAGGACAAGTTCCACCATGCGTATGCTGAGAAGCGTCGCTCACTGAAAAGTAACCCTGTAGCAGAGAAGTAA
- the rpsR gene encoding 30S ribosomal protein S18 yields MARTRRGRYSRPLPGEVQQKKYCRFKKAGIKYVDYKDPEFLKKFLNDQGKILPRRITGNSLKFQRRVAQAVKRARHLALLPFVTDLMK; encoded by the coding sequence ATGGCAAGAACAAGAAGAGGTCGTTATAGCAGACCACTCCCAGGAGAGGTACAGCAGAAGAAGTACTGCCGCTTTAAGAAGGCTGGCATCAAGTATGTGGACTACAAGGATCCCGAGTTCCTTAAGAAGTTCCTCAACGATCAGGGTAAGATCCTCCCACGTCGTATCACAGGCAATAGCCTTAAGTTCCAGCGTCGTGTAGCTCAGGCTGTCAAGCGTGCTCGTCACCTAGCTCTGCTACCCTTCGTAACGGACCTTATGAAGTAA
- the rplI gene encoding 50S ribosomal protein L9: protein MEVILKEDIINLGFKDDIVTVKDGYGRNYLIPQKKAVIASESAKKMLAEELRQRAHKLEAIKQEAQALGEKIDGLHLEIKAKTSKYGVIFGSVTNIQLAEALAEKGFEIDRKIIQIKKAVKEVGDYDAQVRLHRDVIVPITFTVISENHAVIESENPAPAPAAEAPAEEGAEEAPKAQAEETATAAE from the coding sequence ATGGAAGTAATACTGAAAGAAGACATTATCAACCTAGGCTTTAAGGATGATATCGTAACCGTCAAGGACGGCTACGGACGCAACTATCTGATCCCTCAGAAGAAGGCTGTCATCGCTAGCGAGAGCGCTAAGAAGATGCTTGCTGAGGAGCTACGCCAGAGAGCTCACAAGCTCGAAGCTATCAAGCAGGAGGCGCAGGCTCTTGGCGAGAAGATCGATGGTCTACACCTAGAGATCAAGGCTAAGACATCTAAGTATGGTGTCATCTTTGGCTCTGTAACGAACATCCAGCTCGCTGAGGCACTCGCTGAGAAGGGCTTCGAGATCGATCGCAAGATCATCCAGATCAAGAAGGCTGTCAAGGAGGTCGGCGACTACGATGCTCAGGTACGTCTGCACCGCGATGTGATCGTTCCGATCACCTTTACCGTCATCTCGGAGAATCACGCCGTCATCGAGTCTGAGAATCCCGCTCCTGCACCTGCTGCTGAAGCACCTGCTGAGGAGGGCGCTGAGGAGGCTCCAAAGGCTCAGGCTGAGGAGACAGCTACGGCTGCCGAGTAA
- a CDS encoding UvrD-helicase domain-containing protein: MSTEEKRLHIYKASAGAGKTHTMTEAFLRHVLEKPRSSYQEVQAVTFTNLATRELKERFFKELYTLATKPQESPFYDSFNKEGYSDAQLSTKARTALQSILFDYGGLRVKTIDSFFQDIIHALAIELKQRPSMRIELSTDQILSLAVERLFEQPSPIAQQAIKSFLVNRKEKSIYALRKSLKLFAKQLYNEQIQEHAFNGERLFEPQTYDSFVRAVEKQIVVVQEQIRDQVATARSLVPEGTKLPGGKNSPLTRLTDTTKDEPTIGATNSYITATTWDKYLKNLDVTEALDDRYTKGIEDSPLISIFQTILRLYTDLFTLRTAIRNGYELQLLGEIQENVYKVSEELGITLLDDAKRLIRTLVSGEGSTAFIYERLGTKLTHHMIDEFQDTSRFQYENFVPLLEEALSSSGEIFIVGDVKQSIYRFRNSDPMLLQNDLSKDFPKDQQTLNLPNNWRSAPAIVSFNNRFFSLLPYASELKLESSNLIQKVYDPEEVHQEVPDPNQNKIGGVFIHQWEKTPEISQPTAATEEDDNAETTPPSQLQTKIDYLLRHVIPSIRERGYKLSDIAILTPNNDTLQRIAQAIILYNKELENDKNKNQHLQPLAFVSREMLSLDANPLYRLIVEIMQSVLVNAGASEELYSKSFEHRLAVTHYAELARSLSDSPALDLARCYQEGLSASLYELTLLIVEIVRPLITSADQSYIDALLDTVQDYSQDNYVDLQGFLEWLETHTPRLSLETQDALQLLTIHSAKGLGFPVVCLLEYQMRLLEHTDTIWCRDEEIMAELHKLLGGNVEIPTLLPISPTKEARSTLFREKIVAEEHLALLDRINAFYVAMTRAKSEMHLILSENKGQSGTSINFERLISELVTQIQEPGHNQKPDLLSQETIDLQCSELKASPSEDAEIKQRIFYYQTDPTTAPPKPTTPSSDTSRLVSIPGREQIGALAQLRVRRSQSVSYQAQDAVRNGLFLHALLSEIDYLEHDELVKLLDMKCLQGLIPQDQRDALAKLLEQALTDPKIAEYYDRSSGWQVINERSIVRLSQDTESETRQARIERPDRILYDEEQQAVIIDYKSGGEAQQYTERHKRQLRSYRKALLESGFKRVCAYLLYLSADGHHIVEVD, translated from the coding sequence ATGAGTACAGAGGAAAAGCGACTACATATCTACAAAGCTTCGGCAGGAGCGGGCAAGACCCACACCATGACGGAAGCTTTCCTGCGCCATGTCCTGGAGAAGCCTAGGAGTAGTTACCAAGAGGTGCAGGCGGTCACCTTTACCAACCTAGCGACTAGAGAGCTCAAGGAGCGATTCTTCAAGGAGCTCTACACATTGGCGACAAAGCCTCAAGAGTCGCCTTTCTACGACAGCTTTAACAAGGAGGGTTACAGCGATGCGCAGCTATCCACAAAAGCACGCACGGCACTCCAGTCCATACTCTTCGACTATGGCGGGCTACGAGTCAAGACGATCGACTCCTTCTTCCAAGACATCATCCATGCGCTAGCGATCGAGCTCAAGCAGCGTCCCTCGATGCGCATCGAGCTCTCCACAGATCAGATACTAAGTCTAGCTGTGGAGCGACTCTTTGAGCAGCCCTCCCCCATCGCTCAGCAAGCTATCAAGAGCTTTCTGGTCAATCGCAAGGAGAAGTCTATCTACGCCCTGCGAAAGAGCTTGAAGCTCTTTGCCAAGCAGCTATACAACGAGCAGATACAAGAGCACGCCTTCAATGGGGAGAGGCTTTTTGAGCCTCAGACCTACGACAGCTTCGTTCGTGCTGTCGAGAAGCAGATCGTGGTGGTGCAGGAGCAGATCAGGGATCAGGTGGCAACAGCCCGATCGCTCGTCCCCGAGGGGACCAAGCTCCCAGGTGGCAAGAACTCGCCACTGACGAGGCTCACGGATACAACAAAGGATGAGCCGACGATCGGTGCTACAAACTCCTATATAACCGCTACCACCTGGGATAAGTACTTGAAGAACCTAGATGTCACCGAAGCCCTTGACGATCGCTACACCAAAGGCATCGAAGACTCCCCGCTGATCAGCATCTTTCAGACGATACTCCGCCTCTACACAGATCTCTTTACCCTACGTACTGCGATCAGAAATGGATACGAGCTACAGCTCCTCGGAGAGATACAGGAGAATGTCTACAAAGTATCTGAAGAGCTAGGCATCACGCTCCTAGACGATGCTAAGCGACTCATACGTACCCTTGTGAGCGGCGAGGGGAGCACCGCTTTTATCTATGAGCGGCTAGGCACCAAGCTGACGCATCACATGATCGATGAGTTTCAGGACACTAGTCGCTTTCAGTACGAGAACTTCGTTCCACTCCTTGAGGAGGCGCTGAGTAGTTCTGGTGAGATCTTCATCGTGGGTGATGTCAAGCAGAGCATCTACCGCTTTCGCAATAGCGACCCGATGCTCCTGCAAAACGATCTTAGCAAAGACTTCCCCAAGGACCAGCAGACACTAAACCTACCGAACAACTGGCGTAGCGCTCCAGCGATCGTCTCCTTCAACAATCGCTTTTTCTCGCTTCTACCCTACGCCTCCGAGCTCAAGCTAGAGAGTTCTAACCTGATCCAAAAGGTCTACGATCCTGAAGAGGTACACCAAGAGGTCCCCGATCCAAACCAAAATAAGATAGGTGGAGTCTTCATACATCAATGGGAGAAAACGCCCGAGATATCACAGCCAACAGCAGCAACGGAAGAGGACGACAACGCTGAGACGACTCCTCCAAGTCAGCTCCAGACAAAGATCGACTATCTCCTCCGCCATGTCATCCCCTCCATACGAGAGCGTGGCTATAAGCTCTCGGACATCGCCATCCTAACGCCAAATAACGACACCCTCCAGCGCATCGCTCAGGCTATCATCCTGTACAACAAAGAGCTCGAGAACGACAAAAACAAGAACCAGCACCTGCAGCCGCTTGCCTTCGTATCCCGTGAGATGCTCTCACTAGATGCCAACCCGCTCTACCGTCTCATCGTAGAGATCATGCAGAGCGTCCTAGTCAATGCGGGAGCCAGCGAGGAGCTTTACAGCAAGAGCTTCGAGCACCGACTAGCCGTAACGCACTATGCCGAGCTAGCTCGCAGCCTCAGTGACTCACCCGCCTTAGACCTCGCACGTTGCTACCAGGAGGGACTCAGTGCCTCGCTCTATGAGCTAACCTTACTGATCGTAGAGATCGTACGTCCCCTCATCACCTCCGCCGACCAGTCCTACATAGACGCACTCCTAGACACCGTCCAGGACTACAGCCAGGACAACTACGTAGACCTGCAGGGCTTCTTAGAGTGGCTAGAGACTCACACCCCCAGACTAAGCTTAGAGACACAAGACGCCCTGCAGCTCCTCACCATACACTCGGCCAAGGGACTCGGCTTTCCCGTCGTCTGCCTCCTAGAGTACCAGATGAGGCTACTAGAGCATACGGATACCATCTGGTGTCGCGATGAGGAGATAATGGCCGAACTACATAAGCTCCTAGGCGGAAACGTCGAAATCCCCACCCTACTCCCTATCTCCCCCACCAAAGAGGCTCGAAGCACCCTCTTCCGCGAGAAGATTGTTGCCGAGGAGCATCTTGCTCTCCTAGACCGCATCAATGCGTTTTATGTAGCGATGACACGTGCCAAGAGCGAGATGCACCTCATACTCAGTGAGAACAAGGGGCAGTCGGGGACGAGTATCAACTTCGAGCGACTCATTTCTGAACTAGTCACACAAATCCAAGAGCCCGGCCATAATCAAAAACCTGATTTATTGTCACAGGAGACGATCGACCTCCAATGCTCGGAGCTCAAGGCCTCGCCGTCAGAAGATGCGGAGATTAAGCAAAGGATCTTTTACTATCAGACCGATCCTACCACCGCACCGCCTAAGCCTACGACACCCTCCAGCGACACCTCACGGCTCGTCAGCATACCTGGCAGAGAGCAGATAGGAGCTCTAGCCCAGCTACGTGTGCGTCGCTCCCAGAGCGTCTCCTATCAGGCGCAAGATGCCGTGCGCAATGGTCTCTTCCTCCACGCCTTGCTGAGTGAGATCGACTACCTAGAGCACGATGAGCTAGTGAAGCTACTCGATATGAAATGCCTTCAGGGACTCATCCCCCAAGATCAGCGAGACGCTCTCGCTAAGCTACTAGAGCAGGCACTCACAGACCCGAAGATAGCCGAATACTACGATCGAAGTAGCGGGTGGCAGGTGATCAATGAGCGAAGCATCGTCAGACTCTCACAAGACACCGAGAGCGAGACCAGACAAGCCCGCATAGAGCGTCCCGATCGTATCCTGTACGACGAGGAGCAGCAAGCAGTCATCATAGACTACAAGAGCGGTGGCGAGGCGCAGCAGTACACTGAGCGCCACAAGCGCCAGCTGCGTAGCTACCGCAAGGCACTCCTAGAGAGTGGCTTCAAGAGGGTATGCGCCTACCTCCTCTACCTCTCTGCCGATGGGCACCATATCGTCGAGGTAGACTAA
- the pdxA gene encoding 4-hydroxythreonine-4-phosphate dehydrogenase PdxA, whose product MTDRRIVVGITHGDINGTSYELLLKLFNRHGVTDLFTPIIYGSPRIAAYYSKALEMERVSWHLITNAEEAEPNVVNVIDVVGDDIDVTPGKVTEAAGVAALAALERATSDINRGAIDVLVTCPINKSAMPQDRFPYKGHTAYLGVACGQGKEPLMILAASSGLRVALVSTHDPISQVSQVITQRKVIKTLEILDEALRRDFLISSPRIAVLGLNPHAGDNGLIGSEELEVIAPSIAIAQREMGIYAFGPFSADGFWGSGAYQQYDAVLAMYHDQGLAPFKLLHLHDGVNVTAGLPIIRTSPDHGTGYDIVMQGIANEQALMESIYMAIDLYRHRIADEEARSNVLPKLYKNKRGDNE is encoded by the coding sequence ATGACTGACAGAAGAATTGTAGTCGGGATAACCCACGGCGACATCAACGGGACGAGCTATGAGCTACTGCTCAAGCTCTTCAATCGCCATGGCGTGACCGACCTCTTTACACCTATTATATATGGATCTCCACGTATCGCCGCTTACTACAGCAAGGCTCTGGAGATGGAACGTGTCTCGTGGCATCTGATCACTAACGCCGAGGAGGCTGAGCCCAACGTGGTCAACGTGATTGACGTGGTAGGGGATGATATCGATGTGACGCCTGGCAAGGTGACCGAGGCAGCGGGAGTAGCCGCTCTGGCTGCCCTAGAGCGAGCCACGAGCGACATAAACCGTGGAGCTATTGATGTGCTGGTCACTTGCCCGATCAATAAGTCGGCTATGCCTCAAGACCGCTTCCCCTACAAAGGGCACACTGCCTATCTAGGCGTGGCTTGCGGACAGGGCAAGGAGCCGCTGATGATCCTTGCAGCATCTTCGGGTCTGCGGGTTGCTTTGGTCTCGACGCATGATCCGATCAGCCAAGTGTCTCAAGTGATCACTCAGAGAAAGGTGATCAAGACTTTGGAGATCCTAGACGAAGCGTTGCGACGTGACTTTTTGATCTCTTCGCCTCGCATAGCAGTCCTCGGACTCAATCCACACGCTGGTGACAACGGACTGATCGGCTCCGAGGAGCTTGAGGTCATCGCACCATCTATTGCCATTGCGCAGCGTGAGATGGGGATCTATGCGTTTGGACCTTTCTCGGCCGATGGCTTTTGGGGGTCGGGAGCTTATCAGCAGTATGATGCAGTCTTGGCTATGTACCATGATCAGGGCTTAGCGCCCTTCAAGTTACTACACCTACACGATGGGGTCAACGTGACGGCGGGTCTACCGATCATACGCACCTCGCCAGATCACGGCACGGGCTACGACATCGTGATGCAGGGCATCGCCAACGAGCAGGCACTTATGGAGTCTATCTACATGGCTATCGATCTCTATCGCCATCGCATAGCTGACGAGGAGGCTCGCAGTAATGTGCTGCCTAAGCTCTACAAGAACAAACGAGGAGATAACGAGTAA
- a CDS encoding DUF4837 family protein, with protein MRPLYQFTSLFAALLTLLAMSSCSGGGGSTFTQASGKPNEVMLVMDRDYLADSVGTAVKAMLRSYVPAMPQVEEQMDVTTVDPKDFDTFLRYVRNILIVDIDAGRYTQNSVKYAYDQWAHGQIVVTIQSPSPDSVCFLMADRGRAVLNLFVRHELAVQASNLVKNFSRTADQLAVKHIGYHLNAPEDIVSYKVGENCLWLSNNTMRRRTDMLLYKVPYHGEALTVPYLVALRDSVLAANVPGPVEGSHAVTAPHILMTRRVAIEGQPMRTELRGLWELRGGGAMGGPFVQHAFVTPSGDELVVAEAFVYHPNEAKRDVMQQVEAALFSVRADTVEQWDADQVAQARWTAYTTY; from the coding sequence ATGAGACCCTTATACCAATTTACGTCACTCTTTGCGGCACTACTCACATTACTTGCTATGAGTAGTTGCTCGGGGGGAGGCGGTAGCACTTTTACCCAAGCCAGTGGCAAGCCAAACGAGGTGATGCTCGTCATGGATCGTGACTACCTAGCAGACTCTGTCGGCACGGCTGTCAAGGCGATGCTGCGAAGCTACGTACCTGCCATGCCTCAGGTCGAGGAGCAGATGGACGTGACGACGGTCGATCCGAAGGACTTTGACACCTTCCTCCGCTATGTACGCAACATACTGATTGTCGACATCGATGCGGGACGATATACGCAGAATAGTGTCAAGTACGCTTACGACCAGTGGGCACACGGACAGATCGTGGTGACGATACAAAGCCCTTCGCCAGACTCTGTCTGCTTCCTTATGGCAGATCGTGGACGAGCTGTGCTCAACTTATTCGTACGCCACGAGCTAGCGGTACAAGCGAGTAACTTGGTGAAGAACTTTAGCCGCACGGCTGACCAACTAGCCGTGAAGCATATCGGCTACCATCTCAATGCGCCCGAAGACATCGTCTCCTACAAGGTAGGCGAGAACTGTCTTTGGCTTTCCAACAATACGATGCGTCGGCGCACCGATATGTTGCTCTACAAGGTGCCCTACCATGGCGAGGCACTGACTGTGCCTTACCTTGTAGCCCTACGTGACTCGGTCCTCGCAGCTAACGTGCCTGGTCCTGTCGAAGGGAGTCATGCGGTCACAGCTCCTCATATCTTGATGACGAGACGAGTCGCCATCGAGGGGCAGCCGATGCGTACCGAGCTGCGTGGACTATGGGAACTGCGTGGCGGTGGAGCTATGGGCGGTCCATTTGTACAGCATGCTTTCGTCACTCCTAGCGGAGACGAGCTGGTCGTTGCTGAGGCGTTTGTTTACCACCCCAATGAGGCTAAGCGTGATGTGATGCAGCAGGTCGAGGCAGCACTCTTCTCCGTAAGAGCTGACACGGTCGAGCAGTGGGATGCTGATCAAGTAGCCCAGGCACGCTGGACGGCTTATACAACCTATTGA